In Lysobacter firmicutimachus, one genomic interval encodes:
- a CDS encoding PhoH family protein produces the protein MPARTASEFALDPADSERLANLNGPFDGHLRMIELRLGVEIANRGNVFRIDGPLAAVGKTEKLLRSLWREAAEQTLDENAIHLALSEAGVEQVVADDIEPQEVAIRVKRGTIRGRGANQAKYLHAIATHDINFGIGPAGTGKTFLAVASAVEALNEARVQRLILVRPAVEAGEKLGFLPGDLTQKVDPYLRPLYDALYEMLGVEKVVKLLEKNVIEIAPLAYMRGRTLNDAYVILDEAQNTTIEQMKMFLTRIGYGSTAVVTGDLTQIDLPKHQKSGLKDALDVLRNVNGISFTFFEAKDVVRHPLVARIVNAYDARDAKDAETGPSA, from the coding sequence ATGCCCGCCCGAACCGCTTCCGAATTCGCCCTCGACCCCGCCGACAGCGAGCGCCTGGCCAACCTCAACGGCCCGTTCGACGGTCATCTGCGCATGATCGAACTGCGCCTGGGCGTGGAAATCGCCAATCGCGGCAACGTGTTCCGCATCGACGGCCCGCTGGCCGCGGTCGGCAAGACCGAAAAACTGCTGCGCAGCCTGTGGCGGGAAGCGGCCGAGCAGACCCTGGACGAGAACGCGATCCACCTGGCGCTCAGCGAAGCCGGCGTCGAACAGGTCGTCGCCGACGACATCGAGCCGCAGGAGGTCGCGATCCGGGTCAAGCGCGGCACCATCCGCGGTCGCGGCGCCAATCAGGCCAAGTACCTGCACGCCATCGCCACCCACGACATCAACTTCGGCATCGGCCCGGCCGGCACCGGCAAGACCTTCCTGGCCGTGGCCAGCGCGGTCGAAGCCCTGAACGAAGCACGGGTGCAGCGCCTGATCCTGGTGCGTCCCGCGGTCGAGGCCGGCGAGAAGCTCGGCTTCCTGCCCGGCGACCTGACCCAGAAAGTCGACCCCTATCTGCGCCCGCTGTACGACGCCCTGTACGAAATGCTCGGGGTGGAGAAAGTGGTCAAGCTGCTGGAAAAGAACGTCATCGAGATCGCGCCGCTGGCCTATATGCGCGGCCGCACCCTCAACGACGCCTACGTGATCCTCGACGAAGCGCAGAACACCACCATCGAGCAGATGAAGATGTTCCTGACCCGCATCGGCTACGGCAGCACCGCGGTGGTCACCGGCGACCTGACCCAGATCGACCTGCCCAAGCACCAAAAATCCGGGCTCAAGGACGCGCTGGACGTGCTGCGCAACGTCAACGGCATCAGCTTCACTTTCTTCGAGGCCAAGGACGTGGTCCGCCATCCCCTGGTCGCGCGCATCGTCAACGCTTACGACGCGCGCGACGCCAAGGACGCCGAGACCGGGCCCTCGGCCTGA